The sequence CATCATCTTGCCACGTTCTTCGAGGTTCCACAGGGCATAGGCGACCGACGTGCCGTTTTCCATCGAGATCAGGACGCCCGCGCGGCGGCCGGGGATGGGGCCCTTGTGGGGCGCCCAGCCGTGGAAGACGCGGTTCAGCACGCCGGTCCCGCGGGTGTCGGTCAGAAACTCGCCATGGTAGCCGATCAATCCGCGCGAGGGGACATGGGCGACGATGCGGGTCTTGCCGGCTCCGGCCGGTTTCATCTCCACCAGTTCGCCACGGCGCGCGCCCGTGATCTTTTCGATGACGGCACCGGAATATTCGTCGTCCACATCGATCGTGGCTTCCTCGATCGGCTCGTGCCGCTCTCCGTCGATGTCGCGGAAAAGGACCTGCGGGCGGGAGATCGACAGCTCGAAGCCTTCGCGGCGCATGTTCTCGATCAGCACGCCCATCTGCAGTTCGCCGCGTCCGGCAACCTCGAAGGCCTCGCCGCCCGGTGTGTCCGAAACCTTGATCGCGACGTTGCTCTCGGCTTCCTTCATCAGACGCTCGCGGATCACGCGGGACTGGACCTTTTTCCCGTCGCGGCCTGCCAGGGGTGAGTCATTGATGCCAAAGGTCACGGTGATGGTGGGCGGGTCGATCGGCTGTGCCGGGATCGCTTCGTTGACCGATGTATCCGCGAGGGTGTCGGCAACGGTTGCCTTGGCCATGCCGGCAATCGACACGATGTCGCCGGCCTCGGCCACGTCAATGGCGGTCTGTTCCAACCCGCGGAAGGCAAGGATCTTGGTGCAGCGGAAGTTCTCGATCAGCTTGCCATTGCGCGAGATCGCCTTGAGCGTCTGACCGGCGCGCAGCGTGCCGGATTCGACCCGGCCCGTCAGCATCCGGCCAAGGAAGGGATCCGCGCCGAGGGTGGTGGCGAGCATCGTGAAGGGTTTGTCGACATCGGCCGTCTGCTTGGGGGCGGGCACGTGGTCGAGAATGAGTTCGAACAGCGCGTCGAGCCCCTTGCGCGGACCGTCGAGTGTGTGATCCGCCCAGCCGGCGCGACCCGACGCGTACATGGCAGGAAAATCGAGCTGCTCATCGCTGGCGTCGAGGTTGGCAAAAAGGTCGAACACCTCGTCCAGCGCGCGATCCGGCTCGCCATCGGGCTTGTCGACCTTGTTGATGACGACGATGGGCCGCAGCCCCAGTTTAAGGGCCTTCGACGTGACGAATTTCGTCTGCGGCATCGGGCCTTCGGCCGCGTCCACCAGCAGAACGACACCGTCCACCATCGACAGGATACGCTCCACCTCGCCGCCGAAGTCGGCGTGACCGGGGGTGTCCACGATGTTGATGCGGGTGCCTTTCCATTCGACCGAGGTCGGTTTGGCGAAGATGGTAATGCCGCGTTCGCGCTCGAGGTCATTGCTGTCCATGGCGCGCTCAGTGGTCGCC is a genomic window of Sulfitobacter alexandrii containing:
- the typA gene encoding translational GTPase TypA, encoding MDLRNIAIIAHVDHGKTTLVDELLKQSGTYRENQATTERAMDSNDLERERGITIFAKPTSVEWKGTRINIVDTPGHADFGGEVERILSMVDGVVLLVDAAEGPMPQTKFVTSKALKLGLRPIVVINKVDKPDGEPDRALDEVFDLFANLDASDEQLDFPAMYASGRAGWADHTLDGPRKGLDALFELILDHVPAPKQTADVDKPFTMLATTLGADPFLGRMLTGRVESGTLRAGQTLKAISRNGKLIENFRCTKILAFRGLEQTAIDVAEAGDIVSIAGMAKATVADTLADTSVNEAIPAQPIDPPTITVTFGINDSPLAGRDGKKVQSRVIRERLMKEAESNVAIKVSDTPGGEAFEVAGRGELQMGVLIENMRREGFELSISRPQVLFRDIDGERHEPIEEATIDVDDEYSGAVIEKITGARRGELVEMKPAGAGKTRIVAHVPSRGLIGYHGEFLTDTRGTGVLNRVFHGWAPHKGPIPGRRAGVLISMENGTSVAYALWNLEERGKMMIGAQADVYTGMIIGEHSRDNDLEVNPLKGKKLTNVRASGTDEAVRLTTPITLSLEEAIAYIDDDELVEVTPNAIRLRKRFLDPHERKRMAKAS